The region TACAACAGCATGGCTTATTGAAGATTTCATGTTTGATAATCAGTATTTTGGTGCAATGCAGTATTTGATCACTAGCGCGTCGAGTAAAACCAGTATCGCCCTTGCCTTTGCAATTCAAACAAGAGCTGAGCGCCCTGCTATCGGCATAACCTCAAATAGCAATAAACCGTTCGTTGAATCACTAGGTTGCTACGACCAAGTGATTAGTTATGACGACATACCACAATTAGATCCAAAACAAGCTTCTATTCTGATTGATATGGCGGGAGGTAAACAAACATTGGCTGCGATACATCAACACTTTACGGCAAAACTGCGTTACTCCTGTCGAATTGGCGCGACGCAACATACAGACATCAGTATTGATGACAATGCCCGTGATGATGATTTGCCAGGCGTAAAACCACAATTTTTCTTTGCTCCAACACAGCTAAGCAAGCGCATTACTGACTGGGGCGGGCATGAAACACTCAGGAAAATGAATTTATCTTTACTAGACTACATCGACTTCTGCCGTTTAAATATTAGGATTTCTCATACCATCGATGTCAATGAACTTGAAAAGGTTTACCAGCAGACTTTGGCAGGTAAAGCTGATGCTTCAATTGGGCAAATAATATCCTTAACCGCTCGATGAAATCACATGGGTAAGTATATATTTCATTGTGTATAGCGAATTCAATCTAGCAACTCGGTTTAAAGTCACTTGTATATAGTCTCTTGTTTAAATTCACTTGATTATAGCCATTTGATTATAGTGACTTGATTATAATCACTAAAAATAGAGGCTCTTAGATTGGAGTCACTTGAGTTCTTACTTTTAGACTCCTTACCACTGGGTTTGAATAATTCGCTTTCTAATAACGACAGTTTATTACATAACATCAAGGACAGAAGGTTTATGGCAGATATTGAACTAGTAACTTTAGTCAACACACAAGTTATTCCAATATGTATTTTCCTCATTATGATGGGA is a window of Shewanella donghaensis DNA encoding:
- a CDS encoding DUF2855 family protein, which produces MKNLQTNNHSGFVFEVAKNQLQQTRIFALDIDQPLAENEVLLCVDKFALTANNISYGITGNMLGYWQFFPTDNESEQHKWGRLPVMGFADVVASNCPEIQVGERVWGFMPMSTHLKIVAGNISTNSFADISPCRKGLSPLYSQFNRVKGNPFYLTVNEDYDILVRGLFTTAWLIEDFMFDNQYFGAMQYLITSASSKTSIALAFAIQTRAERPAIGITSNSNKPFVESLGCYDQVISYDDIPQLDPKQASILIDMAGGKQTLAAIHQHFTAKLRYSCRIGATQHTDISIDDNARDDDLPGVKPQFFFAPTQLSKRITDWGGHETLRKMNLSLLDYIDFCRLNIRISHTIDVNELEKVYQQTLAGKADASIGQIISLTAR